A portion of the Mycobacteriales bacterium genome contains these proteins:
- a CDS encoding dienelactone hydrolase family protein, translating to MTYDAILAETVTITGHGGDPLEAYSARPLDSGSRGGMVVIHHMPGYDSATKEITRTFAVHGYNAVCPNLYWREAPGAAPDDAAATARAQGGVPDERLVGDVHGAMLYLDSLGNSNGKVATIGYCSGGRQSWLANGSLSLAAAVVCYGAFIVGETPEGMPARPPLGHLAATQSGPVLGLWGNDDKYPTPEQVDEIEALLKDAGKPYEFHRYDGAGHAFFSVDRPSYRPETAVDAWDKIWAFLDAHLAG from the coding sequence ATGACCTATGACGCGATTCTCGCCGAGACCGTGACGATCACCGGACACGGCGGCGACCCCCTCGAGGCCTACTCGGCCCGGCCGCTCGACAGCGGCTCTCGCGGCGGCATGGTGGTCATCCACCACATGCCCGGCTACGACTCGGCGACGAAGGAGATCACCCGGACCTTCGCCGTGCACGGGTACAACGCGGTCTGCCCGAACCTCTACTGGCGCGAGGCACCCGGCGCCGCGCCCGACGACGCGGCCGCCACCGCGCGGGCTCAGGGCGGGGTGCCGGACGAGCGGTTGGTCGGCGACGTCCACGGGGCGATGCTCTATCTGGACAGCCTCGGCAACAGCAACGGCAAGGTCGCGACGATCGGCTACTGCTCCGGCGGCCGGCAGTCCTGGCTCGCCAACGGCAGCCTGTCGCTCGCCGCCGCGGTCGTCTGCTACGGCGCGTTCATCGTCGGCGAGACGCCCGAGGGCATGCCGGCGCGGCCACCGCTCGGGCACCTCGCGGCCACCCAGTCCGGTCCCGTGCTCGGGCTGTGGGGCAACGACGACAAGTACCCGACGCCCGAGCAGGTGGACGAGATCGAGGCGCTGCTGAAGGACGCCGGCAAGCCTTACGAGTTCCACCGCTACGACGGCGCGGGGCATGCGTTCTTCTCAGTGGACCGGCCGTCGTACCGACCGGAGACCGCGGTCGACGCGTGGGACAAGATCTGGGCCTTCCTCGACGCGCACCTGGCCGGTTG